From the genome of Streptacidiphilus sp. PB12-B1b:
GACGCCCGCGACCGGGCCCTCCACCGTCAGCGCCACGGCCTCGGCCTTGGCCTCGCCGGTGGCCAGCAGCACCAGGTGGCGGGCTTCCAGGATGGTCCCGATGCCCTGGGTGATCACGTGGTGCGGGACCTCGTCCAGGCTGTCGAAGAAGCGGGCGTTGTCCTCCCGGGTCTGCTGGGTGAGGGTCTTGATCCGGGTGCGGGAGGCCAGCGAGGAGCAGGGCTCGTTGAAGCCGATGTGGCCGTCGGTCCCTATGCCCAGCAGCTGCAGGTCCACCCCGCCGGCGTCGGCCAGGGCCTGGTCGTAGGCGGCGCAGGCGGCGGCGACGGCCTCGGCCGCGACCGAGCCGTCCGGGCCCATGAAGGACGCCTCGGTCAGGCCGAGCGGCTCCACCACCTCGCGCAGCACCACCGAGCGGTAGGACTCGGGGTGGCCCTTGGGCAGGCCGACGTACTCGTCCAGCTGGCAGATCCTGGCCCGGGAGACGTCCAGCCCCAGGTCGCGGACCTTGGCGGTGAGCGCCTGGTAGATCGGCAGCGGGGTCGATCCGGTGGCGACGCCGAGCAGCGCGTCCGGCTTGCGGGACAGCAGCTCGACGATGGCCGCAGCGATGAGCTCGCCGCCCGCTGCGGCGTCCGGAACGATCACAATCTCCATGCTGAAATCCCACCCATCCCAGGCGTGCGCCCTGTGGTACCGACCGTGGTATAGACCATTTGCCAGCGATGATCTCACACCTCGGCCGTGTCCGTCCCCTCCGTCCGGGGCGCGGCCGGGGCGGGCCCGAACAGGGCGGCGGCGTTGTCGTGGCAGACCGCCCGCAGCCAGTCCCGGCCCAGGTCGAGCCGGGCCAGCGCCTCCAGCGCGTGCAGGTAGGGGTAGGGGAGGTTGGGGTAGTCGCTGCCGAACAGGATGCGGTCGCCGAAGTCGGCCAGCCTGGGCAGCTCGGACGGCGGGAACGGCGCCGTCGCCTCGCTGAAGTCGGTGAAGGCCATGGTGGTGTCCAGCCGTACGCCGGGGTGGCGGGCCGCGAGGTCGAGGAAGTCGCCGTACTCCGGCATCCCCATGTGGGCGACGACCAGCCGCAGCCGGGGGTGCCGGGCCAGCAGCCGGGCGATCGGCTCGGGGCCGGTGTGCTTCCCCGGCACCGGCCCCGAGCCGCAGTGGGCCACCACCGGCACCCCGGCCTCGGCCAGCAGCCCCCACACCGGCTCCAGCAGCGCGTCGTTGGGGTCGTAGCCGCCGACCTGCACATGCGCCTTGAACACCCGCGCGCCCTGCCGCACCGCCTGCTCGACGTAGTCGGCGGCCTCCGGCTCGGGGAAGAAGGTCGCGGTGTGCAGGCAGTCCGGGGTGCGGGCGGCGAAGTCGGCGGCCCAGGCGTTGAGCCAGGCGGCCATGGCAGGCTTGTGCGGGTAGAGCATGGCGGTGAAGGCCCGGACCCCGAACGAGCGCAGCACCTCCAGCCGCTGCTCCTCCCGCATCCGGTAGGTGATCGGCCAGCTCCGCCCGACCAGCGGCCCGGCCGCGTCGAAGTAGGCCCAGACCTTGTCCAGCACCCGGTCGGGCATGAAGTGGGTGTGAACATCGACGAGCCCCGGCAGTCCCAGCTCCCGCCAGAACGCCGTGACCCGCTCGGCCTCGCCGTCCGGCGGCGTGTCCTCGGTCGCCATGGCAACCACCTCCCTTCCCGATCATGCCAGTCGGCGCCGACCGCCGGGCCGCGGACCCCGCCCGGCTGCGGACCGGCCGCGCGGGGCCGGGCCCTGAGTGATCATCAGGCGACTTCTCCGGCCGTCGTACCGGGCATACTCTTGCCCCGGGGGCGCGCCGCACGGGCACACGCGCCGCGCAGTACGGCAGCAGCCGTACGGCAGCAGGAGCGTTACGTCCGGGGATGTACGCCGACGAGGGTGGGGAAGCATGGCAGAGGGTTCGACGTATCCGGAGCCGCAGGGCCGGGACCAGGGTCGGCTCGACACCGGCATACCCCACATCGCCCGGGTGTACGACTACTGGCTCGGCGGCAAGGACAACTACGCGGTGGACCGCGAGGTCGCCGAGAAGGTCATCGCCACCGGCAACCCGGTGACCCACAACGTGCGCGCCAACCGGGCCTTCCTCGGCCGGGCGGTGCACTACCTGGCCGCGGAGGCCGGGATCCGGCAGTTCCTGGACCTGGGCACCGGGCTCCCCTCGGCCGACAACACCCACGAGGTGGCCCAGCGGGTCGACCCCCAGGCGCGGATCGTCTACGCCGACAACGACCCGATCGTGCTGGTCCACGCCCGGGCGCTGCTGACCGGCAGCCCGTCCGGGGCCACCACCTACATCCACGCCGACGTCCGGGACACCGAGAAGATCCTGCTGGAGGCGCGCTCGACGCTGGACTTCGACCAGCCGATCGCGGTGGTCATGGCGGGGCTGATGCACTGCATCCCGGACGAGGACGATCCGGCGGGCCTGGTCGCCACCGTGCTGTCCGAGGTGGTCTCCGGCAGCTACCTGGCGCTGTCCCAGCCGGCCGCCGACATCAACGGCCTCGCCATGGCCCGGACCGGCGCGGTGATGGACCGGCTGATGCCGGCCAAGATCACCTACCGCACCCGTGACCAGGTCGCCCGCTTCTTCGAGGGCACCGAGCTGCTCGAGCCGGGCCTGGTGCCCGCCCCCTCCTGGCGGCCCGCCCCCGGCGCGGACACCGCCCCTCGCTCGGTCTGGGCCGGCGTCGGCCGCAAGCCCTGACGGGCGCCCCGACCCCTGCCGCGCGTCGGTGCCCGCTCCCACCAGCCGAACGGCCGGTCGGTGACCTCGGACGATGCTGTTCCCGCCGGTCCCCCGAGCAGCCCGGAGCGCTCCCCGGGAGCCCGCCGGGAGCCCGCCGGCCGCCGGCTCGGGCGGCCCGTGCCGGGGTGCGGCGGACGCCAGCAGGGGCCCCGGCTGCACAGCCCGTTCACACCAGAAGGGAAGATGAACGGATGGCAACCAGAATCGATGCGCTCTCCAGCCGTCTCCGGCCCCTGGGACACCCCGGCGTCCGGGGGCATCACCGGACGCCCGACAGCTGACGCGGCCCGCCGCACCAGCCCATCGGTTGCCCCAGGATCGCCCGGCGGCGCAGGCCGCGGGAGGCGCAGGGGCCTGCCGCTCCCCCATCGGGATCCGCTTCGCGTCAGCCTCCGGTCCGTACGCGCAGGCAGCCTCCCGTCCGCCCTCCCCCGAACCCCGAGAGTCCATGAAGAGCGATCACGCATACCTCACCCGTGAGTCCGACGACGGGTCGGCACGCAGCTCCGGCACCGAGCCGGAGGGCACGGTCGGTGTCGCGCCCCCGGCCCCGGCCTCCGCGCAGGACGGGGCGGCCGAGCCGCGCCGCCGGTGGTGGCGCCGCAAGTGGGGCTGGGAGGTGCTGTTGGTCCTGTACGCGATATACGACGGCAGCCGCCTGCTGGTGCACACCAGCCTGCTGCAGGCGCAGCACCACGGGGACGCCATCCTCCGGCTGGAGCGCCGACTGCACCTCAGCCCGGAGCGGACGCTGAACCACCTGTTCGCCACCCATGCCTGGCTGGGCGTGCCGGCGGACTTCGTCTACGCCTCACTGCACTATGTGATCACCGTCGCGGTGCTGTTCTGGGTGTGGCGCTCGCACCGCGACCACTACCGCATGGCCCGGACCTGGCTGGGCCTGGCCACGCTGCTCGGGGTCGTCGGCTTCGTCGCCTTCCCGACCGCGCCGCCGCGGCTGCTGGGCTCCTCGTACCACTTCACCGACATCCTGGCGGAGCACTCCACAGTCGGCTGGTGGGGCACCGGCGGCGGCGGCACCCCGCGCGGGCTGGCCGACATGAGCAACGAGTTCGCGGCCATGCCCAGCCTGCACGTGGGCTGGGCGCTCTGGTGCGGCCTGCTGGTCTTCCTGCACGCCCGGCACCGGCTGGTGCGCCTCCTCGGCCTGGTGTACCCCTTTGCCATCGCGTTCGTGGTGATGGGCACCGGCAACCACTACCTGCTGGACTGCGTGATCGGCGCGCTGGTGGCGCTGGTCAGCCTGTGGGCCACCCCGCCGCTGCTGCGCTGGAGCGACCAGGCCGGGCGGGCGGCGCGGCGCGGGCTGCACCGGCTGGTCCGCCGCTGAGCCGCGGGCGGCCGCCGCAGGCCGCCCGCCGCACGGGCCCGACCCGCCTGCGACCCGCTTCGGCCCCGGTCGGACCGGGCCCGCCCCCGACCCGACTCGACGTGCACACCCGATCACGGCCGGTGATCCTGGTGGGACGAGGCGGCCCGCCCGGGCCCCGTTGAGGAGGGTCACCGCGTGAGCACCATGGACGTCCCGGCCGAGCGGGAGGGAGCCGGTCCGGGCGGGGCAGCTCCGCCGACGGCCCCGCAGACCCGGTCCGGCGCCCAGGGCCGACGGGTATCGGCGCCCGCGCCGCGGATGACCTGGATCACCCTGGCGCTGATGACCACCAGCTCGGTGGCCAGCCTGCGGTCCGCCCCGACCATGGCCGTGTACGGCCTGGCCTGCGTCTTCCTGTACCTGCTGCCCGCGCTGGTGTTCCTGCTGCCGACCGCCCTGGTCTCGGCCGAGCTGGCCTCCGGCTGGGAAGGCGGGGTCTACCGCTGGGTGTCGGAGGGGCTGTCCCGGCCGCTGGGCTTCCTGGCGGTGTGGTGCCAGTTCGCCATGACGATCTTCTACTACCCGAGCCTGCTCGCCTACGTGGCCAGCACCATCGCCTACGTGATCAATCCCAGGCTGGCCAGCAACGGCCTGTACACCGCGATCGTGATCATGGTGCTGTACTGGACCGGCGTCTGGGTCTCCTCGCGCGGGACCGGCGCGGTGGCCGGGCTCTCCTCATTCGGGCTGGTCATCGGCACGCTGATCCCGGGCACCCTGCTGGTCGTGCTCGGCCTGGTCTTCCTGGGCCAGGGCAACAGCTCGGCCGCGCCGATGAACGCCGGGAACATCCTGCCGCCCTGGGCCGGGCTGGCCAGCCTGGTGCTGATCGTCAACAACTTCCTCAGCTACTCCGGCATGGAGATGAACGCGGTCCACGTCTCCTCGCTGCGCAAGCCGGCCCGGGAGTTCCCGCGCTCGATGTTCCTCGCCTCCGGCCTGGTGCTGCTGATCTTCATCCTTCCGGCCCTGGCGATCAGCTGGGTCGTGCCCGCCGCACAGCTCAGCCTGACCGCCGGGGTGATGCAGGCGTTCGACTCGTTCTTCGCGTACTTCCACGTCGGCTGGCTGACGCCGGTGATCGCGGTGGCGCTGATCGCCGCCTCGCTGGGCGGCATGCTCACCTGGCTGGCCGGGCCGTCCAAGGGGCTGCTGCTGATCTCCCGGCAGGAGGGCTACCTGCCGCCGTTCCTGCAGCGGCTGAACAAGAACGGCGTCCAGCAGAACATCCTGGTCACCCAGGGCGTCGTCACCACCGTCATCGCCCTGGCGTACGCGCTGATCCCGGACGTCTCCAGCGCGTACTGGATCTTCTCGGTGATCACCACCCAGGTGTACCTGATCGTCTACCTGCTGATGTTCGCCGCCGCGATCCGGCTGAGGCGGACCCAGCCGGACCATCCGCGCGGCTATCGGGCCCCGGCGCTGACCGTGCTCAGCAGCGTCGGGCTGCTGGCCTCGGCCGCCGCCATGGCGATCGGCTTCGTCCCCTCCTCGCAGTTCGGCGGCGGCAGCGCCTGGCGCTACGTGGCCATCGTCGGCGGCGGGCTGGTCGTCCTCGGGCTGGTCATCCCCTACCTGTTCCTGAGGCTGCGCAAGCCCGAGTGGAAGCTGGACCGGGACGCCGCGCCGGAGGTGGCCCGATGAGCCGCTCGCTGACGGCCTCGCAGCACCGCTGGATCTACCTGGGCTCGATCCTGCTGCTGGTGGCGCTGCTGGTGGTCGGCCTGCTGACGTTCCACCAGGTCCGGGTCTCCAACCAGGCCAACGACAAGGCGCGGCAGTTGTCCGCCGAGCTGGAGGCGGCCGGCTTCCCGGTGCCGGACCAGCGGGAGATCACCGACACCCTGGGCACGGACGGCGGCTCGGTCTGCCAGGATCCCTCCGGGGGGCTGCGGCAGGCGCAGTGGAAGGACGCCATGGTGAACGGGGCGGCCGGGCCCGGGCAGCGGCCGGTCCTGGCCGACGCGGACGTGGTGCGGGCCGAGGCGCTGGTGCTCTCCGTGTACTGCCCCGACCAGCTGTCCGACTTCCAGACCAAGATCGCAGACCTCCACCTCGACAACACCGCGCGCGAGTGACCGCCCGCCCGCCGCGAGACGCCAAGGAGCAGTCCATGACCGCACACGACGAGCTGCGCAGCCGGATCGCGGCGCTGATGCCCCGGGCCAGGGCCGACCTGGCCGAGCTGGTGGCGATCCCCTCGGTCGCCGACCCGCGCCAGTACCCGCCGGAGCGCTGCCGCGAGGCCGCCGAGTGGCTGGTGGCCGCGTTCACCGAGGCCGGCCTGCTGGACGTCCGGCTGGAGCCGACCCCGGACGGCAGCCACGCCGTCATCGGGCACCGGCCGCCGCCGCCCGGCGCGCCGACGGTGCTGCTGTACTGCCACTACGACGTGCAGCCGCCGCTGGACGACGCGGCCTGGACCTCCCCGCCGTTCGAGCTGACCGAGCGCGACGGCCGCTGGTACGGGCGCGGCGCCGCCGACTGCAAGGGCAACATCGTGATGCACCTGACCGCGCTGCGGGCGCTCGGCGACGACATCCCGGTGGGCATCGTGCTGGCCGCCGAGGGCTCCGAGGAGCAGGGCACCGGCGGCATGGAGGAGTTCGTGCCGCCGCACGCCGACGAGCTGCGCGCGGACGTGCTGCTGGTCTGCGACACCGGCAACGCGGCGGTGGGCGTGCCGACTGCCACCACCAGTCTGCGCGGGATGGCCAACCTGGTGGTGGGCGTGGACAGCCTGCACGGCAACGTCCACTCGGGGATGTTCGGCGGCGCGGCCCCGGACGCCCTGGCGGCGCTGATCCGGATGCTGGACTCGCTGCGCGACCCGGACGGCGGCACCCGGATCGACGGCCTGGACTGCACGGGCACCTGGGACGGCGTCGGCTACGACGAGCAACAGTTCCGCGCCGACGCCGGGGTCCTGGACGGGGTCGGGCTGACCGGCTCCGGTACCGTCGCCGACCGGCTGTGGGCCCGCCCGGCGGTGACCGTGCTGGGCATCGACTGCCCGCCGGTGGTCGGCTCGGCCGCCGCCGTCCCCGGCAGCGCCCGGGCGCGGGTGAGCCTGCGGGTGCCGCCGGGCATGGACCCGGTCGCCGCCCGGGACGCGCTCGCGGCCCACCTGCGCGCGGCGGCGCCCTGGGGGGTGCGGGTGTCCGTCGAGAACGAGTCCACCGGCTCGCCGTTCCGGGCAGACACCGGCGGCCCCGCCTACGCGACGCTGGACGCGGCCATGAAGGAGGTCTACGGGCGGCCGATGTCGGTCATGGGCCAGGGCGGCTCCATCCCGCTGTGCAACGTCTTCGCGCGGACCTTCCCGGAGGCGGAGATCGTGCTGATGGGCGTCGAGGAGCCGCGCTGCCTGATCCACGCGCCCGACGAGAGCGTGGACCCGGCCGAGATCGAGCACATGGCGCATGTCGAGGCACTGTTCCTGAGCCGGTACGCTCGCGGCACCGGCAGCGCCGTCGGCGGCTGAGCCGCCGACCGGGGCAGTCGGCCCGAAGTTCCGTGGACCCGAAGGGAGTCAGCGTCCGATGAGCGCCTCCGGAGGCAGCAGGGCCGTGGTCGCGGCGCTGGGCGCCAACCTCGCCATCGCCGTGGCCAAGTTCGTCGCCTTCGCCTTCAGCGGCTCCTCCTCGATGCTGGCCGAGGGGGTGCACTCGCTGGCCGACTCCGGCAACCAGGTGCTGCTGCTGTTCGGCGGCCGCCGGGCCAAGCGGGCGGCGGACACCGAGCACCCCTTCGGCTACGGGCGCGAGCGGTACGTCTCCGGCTTCCTGGTGTCCATCGTGCTGTTCACCCTCGGCGGGGTGTTCGCGCTGTACGAGGGCTACGAGAAGGTCAGCCACCCGCACCCGGTGGACGACTGGTACTGGCCGGTCGGCGTGCTCCTGTTCGCCATGGCCGCCGAGGGCATGTCGTTCCGCACCGCCGTCGGCGAGGCCCGGCAGGGCAAAGGCGCGCAGTCCTGGCCACAGTACGTGCGCACGGCCAAGGCCCCGGAGCTGCCGGTGGTGCTGCTGGAGGACTTCGGCGCGCTGATCGGCCTGGTGCTGGCGCTGATCGGGGTCGGCACGGCGGTGCTCACCCATGACGGGGTGTGGGACGGCGCGGGCTCGCTCGGCATCGGGACGCTGCTGGTGCTGATCGCGGTGGTACTGGCCACGGAGACCAAGTCGCTGCTGCTGGGCGAGTCGGCGGGCCCGCAGGTGGTGGAGCGGATCCGGGCGGCACTGGTGGACGGCGAGTCGGTGTTCCGGGTGATCCACATGCGCACGCTGCACCTGGGCCCGGAGGAGCTGCTGGTGGCCGCGAAGATCTCGGTGCCCGCCGAGGCCACCGGCGCGCAGATCGCGGGCGCCATCAACGCGGCCGAGGCCCGGGTGCGCGCCGCCGAGCCGATCGCCCGGGTGATCTACCTGGAGCCCGACCTGTACGACGAGGCCGTCGCCGCCGCGGGCGGCAACCCGGCGGCCACCCCGGGCGGTCGCTGACCGGCCCGGGGCGGCGGCGCGGGGTCAGCCCTGGGCCAGCGAGCCCAGGTAGGCGTCGGCGGCCTCCGGCGTGAAGAACCAGTTCGGGAAGTCCGACGGGTTGTCGAAGCCGTTGGCGAAGCGGGCGGCCACCGGCGGCAGCTGCCCGGCCGCGCCGATCAGGTTGAGCACGTGCTCGGGCGGCGGCGCCAGCATGGCGTTGGTCCAGGCGGTGACGTCACCGGCGGTGGAGGTCCAGTAGCCCTCGAAGGCCGCCTCCATGAAGGCGCGGTCGAAGGGCCGGTCGCCGTGGGCGCGGATGGCGGAGAGGTAGCTGGTGGCGCACTTGGAGGCGCTGTTGGAGCCCTGGCCGGTGATCGGGTCATTGGCGACGACCACGTCGGCCACGCCCAGCACCGTTCCCCCGCTGGGCAGTTCGCCCACGGCGTGACGGACCACCGGGGTGTAGCGGCCGGCCAGGGTGGCCCGGCCGTCGGTCAGCTCCACCCCGCCGAGGGTGCGCTGGTACTCCCAGGGGGTGTACGTCCGCATCAGCTCCAGGGTGCGCCGCAGGTGCTCCTCGGGCGCCAGCGCGGGCTCGAAGACGTCCAGCGGGCCGCCGGGCACGCCCTCCCAGAACAGGATGTCGCAGGGGCCGGAGAGGGTGAGCGCCGGTATCACGAACAGCTCGCCGACGCCGGGCACCAGGTTGCAGCGCACGGCCGCGAAGTCGTGCTCCGGGCGCGGGCCGAGGCCGTGCACGTAGGAGACGGCGAGGGCGCGCTGCGGCGCGGTGTACGGCGAGCGCTCCGGGTTGCGGGCGAACATCGACACCAGCTCGCCCTTGCCCGCCGCGACCAGGGTCAGGTCGTAGCCGCGGACCAGCAGGTCCAGATCGGAGACGGTGACGCCGTTGACGACGACCTTGCCGCCGCGCTCGGCGAACAGCTCCAGCCAGGCCGGCATCTTCACCCGCTGGTCCACCGACTGCGCCGGGCCGTCCAGCCGGCCGACCCAGTCGATGACCCGCGCGGCGTCCGGGCCGCTGACCGAGACGCCCAGCCCCTCGACCCGCGGGGCCTGACCGTCCCACAGGTTCAGCCCCAGCGCCCGCTCGTGGCCGAGCGAGGTGTCGAACATGCACTGCGTGGACAGCACCCGGCCGCCGCGGATCTCGTCCGGCGTCCGGTCCGTCATCACCGTGACGTCGTGGCCGTCGCCCTGCAGGCCCAGGGCGAGCTGCAGCCCGGCCTGGCCGGCGCCGACGATCAGAATCTTGGCCAAGGGAGGCTCCTTGAAGAGGGTGTGTGCGAAAAGCGGGGTGGACGCGGGGGTCGGACGGGGCTTCGGGCGCGGGGTCAGCCCTGGTCGTCCAGTGAGAGGGTGTGCTCCACCAGCGCGGCCAGGGTGCGGGCCGAGGACTGCCGGGAGCGGGCGTCGCACCACAGCAGCGGCACCCCCGGCGAGAGGCTCAGCGCGTCCCGGACGTCGGCGTCCTGGTACTGCGGCGCGCCGTCGAACTGGTTGACGGCGACCACGAACGGCAGGCCGCTGCTCTCGAAGTAGTCCACGGCCGGGAAGCTGTCGGCGAGCCTGCGGGTGTCGGTGAGCACGACCGCGCCGACCGCGCCGCGCGCCAGGTCGTCCCACATGAACCAGAAGCGGCGCTGCCCGGGGGCTCCGAAGAGGTAGAGCACCAGGTCGGGTGCGAGGTGCAGTCGGCCGAAGTCCATCGCCACCGTGGTCGTGGTCTTGGTGCTGCCGTCCGGGAGCGGGTCGGTGCCGCTGCCCGCCTCGGTCATCACCGCCTCGGTGGTCAGCGGGGTGATCTCGGAGACGGACGCGACCAGGGTGGTCTTGCCCACGCCGAAGCCGCCCGCGATGACGATCTTGGCGGAGGTGACCGGGAACTCGGTCAGCGGGATGCCGCCGGGGGTGGTGCCCAGGCCCGACGGAACCCCGGGCCCGGCTCCCGGCCGGGCGGTGTCAGGCGAGATCACGGAGTCCACCGAGGATCCTCTCCAGAACCATGCGGTTCGGTCGTGCGGGTGCGGCGACGGCCGAGCCGCCGCCGGAGCGCACGGCGACGGATCCGCCGTGCACGCGGATGCGGCCCGCGTCCACCAGATCGCTCACCCACACCCGGACCACGCCGAGCGGCAGCCGCAGCAGGGCCGACACCTCGGCGATCGAACGCATCTGGCCCTGGCACAGCTCGCAGATCCGCTCCAGCTCGGGCATGGCCGGGGGGAAGCCGCCGGGCTGGTAGACCGCCGAGACCAGCGTCTCCACCAGCAGCACCTGGCCGAAGCGGGTGCGTCCGCCGGTCAGGGCGTAGGGGCGGACCCGCGCCGAACGGCGGGGCAGCCCGTTCGCCTGGTGTCC
Proteins encoded in this window:
- a CDS encoding ATP/GTP-binding protein — protein: MDSVISPDTARPGAGPGVPSGLGTTPGGIPLTEFPVTSAKIVIAGGFGVGKTTLVASVSEITPLTTEAVMTEAGSGTDPLPDGSTKTTTTVAMDFGRLHLAPDLVLYLFGAPGQRRFWFMWDDLARGAVGAVVLTDTRRLADSFPAVDYFESSGLPFVVAVNQFDGAPQYQDADVRDALSLSPGVPLLWCDARSRQSSARTLAALVEHTLSLDDQG
- a CDS encoding styrene monooxygenase/indole monooxygenase family protein → MAKILIVGAGQAGLQLALGLQGDGHDVTVMTDRTPDEIRGGRVLSTQCMFDTSLGHERALGLNLWDGQAPRVEGLGVSVSGPDAARVIDWVGRLDGPAQSVDQRVKMPAWLELFAERGGKVVVNGVTVSDLDLLVRGYDLTLVAAGKGELVSMFARNPERSPYTAPQRALAVSYVHGLGPRPEHDFAAVRCNLVPGVGELFVIPALTLSGPCDILFWEGVPGGPLDVFEPALAPEEHLRRTLELMRTYTPWEYQRTLGGVELTDGRATLAGRYTPVVRHAVGELPSGGTVLGVADVVVANDPITGQGSNSASKCATSYLSAIRAHGDRPFDRAFMEAAFEGYWTSTAGDVTAWTNAMLAPPPEHVLNLIGAAGQLPPVAARFANGFDNPSDFPNWFFTPEAADAYLGSLAQG
- a CDS encoding APC family permease translates to MSTMDVPAEREGAGPGGAAPPTAPQTRSGAQGRRVSAPAPRMTWITLALMTTSSVASLRSAPTMAVYGLACVFLYLLPALVFLLPTALVSAELASGWEGGVYRWVSEGLSRPLGFLAVWCQFAMTIFYYPSLLAYVASTIAYVINPRLASNGLYTAIVIMVLYWTGVWVSSRGTGAVAGLSSFGLVIGTLIPGTLLVVLGLVFLGQGNSSAAPMNAGNILPPWAGLASLVLIVNNFLSYSGMEMNAVHVSSLRKPAREFPRSMFLASGLVLLIFILPALAISWVVPAAQLSLTAGVMQAFDSFFAYFHVGWLTPVIAVALIAASLGGMLTWLAGPSKGLLLISRQEGYLPPFLQRLNKNGVQQNILVTQGVVTTVIALAYALIPDVSSAYWIFSVITTQVYLIVYLLMFAAAIRLRRTQPDHPRGYRAPALTVLSSVGLLASAAAMAIGFVPSSQFGGGSAWRYVAIVGGGLVVLGLVIPYLFLRLRKPEWKLDRDAAPEVAR
- a CDS encoding cation diffusion facilitator family transporter codes for the protein MSASGGSRAVVAALGANLAIAVAKFVAFAFSGSSSMLAEGVHSLADSGNQVLLLFGGRRAKRAADTEHPFGYGRERYVSGFLVSIVLFTLGGVFALYEGYEKVSHPHPVDDWYWPVGVLLFAMAAEGMSFRTAVGEARQGKGAQSWPQYVRTAKAPELPVVLLEDFGALIGLVLALIGVGTAVLTHDGVWDGAGSLGIGTLLVLIAVVLATETKSLLLGESAGPQVVERIRAALVDGESVFRVIHMRTLHLGPEELLVAAKISVPAEATGAQIAGAINAAEARVRAAEPIARVIYLEPDLYDEAVAAAGGNPAATPGGR
- a CDS encoding dipeptidase, which gives rise to MTAHDELRSRIAALMPRARADLAELVAIPSVADPRQYPPERCREAAEWLVAAFTEAGLLDVRLEPTPDGSHAVIGHRPPPPGAPTVLLYCHYDVQPPLDDAAWTSPPFELTERDGRWYGRGAADCKGNIVMHLTALRALGDDIPVGIVLAAEGSEEQGTGGMEEFVPPHADELRADVLLVCDTGNAAVGVPTATTSLRGMANLVVGVDSLHGNVHSGMFGGAAPDALAALIRMLDSLRDPDGGTRIDGLDCTGTWDGVGYDEQQFRADAGVLDGVGLTGSGTVADRLWARPAVTVLGIDCPPVVGSAAAVPGSARARVSLRVPPGMDPVAARDALAAHLRAAAPWGVRVSVENESTGSPFRADTGGPAYATLDAAMKEVYGRPMSVMGQGGSIPLCNVFARTFPEAEIVLMGVEEPRCLIHAPDESVDPAEIEHMAHVEALFLSRYARGTGSAVGG
- a CDS encoding phosphatase PAP2 family protein, coding for MKSDHAYLTRESDDGSARSSGTEPEGTVGVAPPAPASAQDGAAEPRRRWWRRKWGWEVLLVLYAIYDGSRLLVHTSLLQAQHHGDAILRLERRLHLSPERTLNHLFATHAWLGVPADFVYASLHYVITVAVLFWVWRSHRDHYRMARTWLGLATLLGVVGFVAFPTAPPRLLGSSYHFTDILAEHSTVGWWGTGGGGTPRGLADMSNEFAAMPSLHVGWALWCGLLVFLHARHRLVRLLGLVYPFAIAFVVMGTGNHYLLDCVIGALVALVSLWATPPLLRWSDQAGRAARRGLHRLVRR
- a CDS encoding glucosamine-6-phosphate deaminase — its product is MEIVIVPDAAAGGELIAAAIVELLSRKPDALLGVATGSTPLPIYQALTAKVRDLGLDVSRARICQLDEYVGLPKGHPESYRSVVLREVVEPLGLTEASFMGPDGSVAAEAVAAACAAYDQALADAGGVDLQLLGIGTDGHIGFNEPCSSLASRTRIKTLTQQTREDNARFFDSLDEVPHHVITQGIGTILEARHLVLLATGEAKAEAVALTVEGPVAGVVPASALQLHPHATVVVDEAAASELKLADYFRATYAAKPSWQGI
- a CDS encoding amidohydrolase family protein — its product is MATEDTPPDGEAERVTAFWRELGLPGLVDVHTHFMPDRVLDKVWAYFDAAGPLVGRSWPITYRMREEQRLEVLRSFGVRAFTAMLYPHKPAMAAWLNAWAADFAARTPDCLHTATFFPEPEAADYVEQAVRQGARVFKAHVQVGGYDPNDALLEPVWGLLAEAGVPVVAHCGSGPVPGKHTGPEPIARLLARHPRLRLVVAHMGMPEYGDFLDLAARHPGVRLDTTMAFTDFSEATAPFPPSELPRLADFGDRILFGSDYPNLPYPYLHALEALARLDLGRDWLRAVCHDNAAALFGPAPAAPRTEGTDTAEV
- a CDS encoding SAM-dependent methyltransferase, whose amino-acid sequence is MAEGSTYPEPQGRDQGRLDTGIPHIARVYDYWLGGKDNYAVDREVAEKVIATGNPVTHNVRANRAFLGRAVHYLAAEAGIRQFLDLGTGLPSADNTHEVAQRVDPQARIVYADNDPIVLVHARALLTGSPSGATTYIHADVRDTEKILLEARSTLDFDQPIAVVMAGLMHCIPDEDDPAGLVATVLSEVVSGSYLALSQPAADINGLAMARTGAVMDRLMPAKITYRTRDQVARFFEGTELLEPGLVPAPSWRPAPGADTAPRSVWAGVGRKP
- a CDS encoding DUF742 domain-containing protein, with protein sequence MPQTPAGAAAGHQANGLPRRSARVRPYALTGGRTRFGQVLLVETLVSAVYQPGGFPPAMPELERICELCQGQMRSIAEVSALLRLPLGVVRVWVSDLVDAGRIRVHGGSVAVRSGGGSAVAAPARPNRMVLERILGGLRDLA